The proteins below are encoded in one region of Haloterrigena turkmenica DSM 5511:
- a CDS encoding helix-turn-helix transcriptional regulator codes for MDTAIEEIEFLARSSHRIGVIEGLTEGPREGRELRAATGASSPTMSRILTDFEDRRWIVRDGPTYQLTRLGEFVADRFLDLRDAMEVERKLRDVWQWLPREMEGFSADLFADAVVSYPGPKYPYEPVERLTQLIEGTSRMRGFDSIVYKSVNNETVCQAVLDGMELEYVYSPTALEGTVAWNPDRVMEAAARENCTVYVHDDLPDGNRCGLGIVDDRAGICCHDAETGALTAVIDTDAPEAREWAISTFERVRREAEPVGPEAFETLVPSDLLP; via the coding sequence ATGGATACTGCCATCGAAGAAATCGAATTTCTCGCCCGGTCGAGTCACCGCATCGGTGTCATAGAGGGCCTGACCGAGGGACCCCGCGAGGGTAGGGAGCTTCGCGCCGCGACGGGGGCCTCCTCACCGACCATGAGTCGAATCCTCACTGACTTCGAAGATCGTCGATGGATCGTCCGGGACGGCCCGACCTACCAACTGACACGGCTCGGCGAGTTCGTGGCAGATCGATTCCTCGATCTCCGCGACGCGATGGAGGTCGAACGCAAGCTACGCGATGTCTGGCAGTGGCTCCCGCGGGAGATGGAGGGGTTCTCCGCCGACCTCTTCGCCGACGCGGTTGTCTCCTATCCCGGTCCGAAATACCCGTACGAACCCGTCGAACGGCTTACCCAGCTCATCGAAGGAACGAGCCGAATGCGCGGGTTCGACAGTATCGTCTACAAATCGGTTAACAACGAGACGGTCTGCCAGGCTGTCCTCGACGGCATGGAACTCGAGTACGTGTACTCGCCGACCGCCCTCGAGGGGACCGTCGCGTGGAATCCCGACCGAGTCATGGAAGCCGCCGCCCGTGAGAACTGCACCGTGTATGTCCACGACGACCTCCCCGACGGGAACCGGTGTGGGCTCGGTATCGTGGACGACCGCGCCGGCATCTGCTGTCACGACGCCGAGACCGGGGCGCTGACAGCTGTGATCGATACGGACGCACCCGAGGCACGCGAGTGGGCCATCTCCACCTTCGAGCGGGTCCGCCGAGAGGCCGAACCAGTCGGGCCGGAGGCGTTCGAGACGCTGGTCCCGTCGGACCTCCTCCCGTAG
- a CDS encoding ZIP family metal transporter, which translates to MTDKGEHLTTDGGVPAENETTQPLGLPRWVSALLPIVLLVLVLGVFAFTSPLAGVQSGTPLPDVTVTHTTLPSDDTVVLHVTNNGPESVTISQVLVDEAYWNFRVDGAGGDQTLAPMESAQIVVPYHWNPGWDLEVALVLSDGSTVHNTIVAPSQSPGFSLSLLGTLAVIGLFVGVIPVALGMLWFPYIKTMSDRWLHAVLLFAAGVLSFLAFDAGFEAFELAERVPGAYEGNLLVVFGIFGALLLVQAISAWREGRVAAGDSRASSGLWIAYLVAVGIGLHNLAEGLAIGSSFALGRVSLGAFLVIGFMLHNVTEGPAVVAPVARGKRPSLKHFAALGVIAGAPVILGGWIGSLAYSPTIGAFFLAIGVGAILQVNWEIARMVRDAGGRVASATNLLAFLFGLGVMYVTDLLVAL; encoded by the coding sequence ATGACGGACAAAGGAGAACACTTGACGACGGACGGTGGTGTACCAGCCGAGAACGAGACCACACAGCCCCTCGGATTACCGCGGTGGGTCAGCGCGTTACTCCCGATCGTGTTGCTCGTGCTCGTCCTGGGTGTGTTCGCGTTCACGTCACCGCTTGCCGGTGTTCAAAGCGGCACACCGCTCCCGGACGTGACGGTCACGCACACAACGCTTCCGAGCGACGACACGGTCGTACTGCACGTGACGAATAACGGGCCCGAATCCGTGACGATATCACAGGTCCTCGTCGATGAAGCCTACTGGAATTTCCGGGTCGACGGAGCCGGTGGTGACCAAACGCTCGCCCCGATGGAAAGCGCACAGATCGTGGTTCCGTATCACTGGAACCCGGGGTGGGATCTCGAGGTCGCTCTCGTCCTCTCTGACGGATCGACGGTCCATAACACGATCGTCGCTCCGAGTCAGTCACCCGGATTTAGCCTCAGTCTGCTCGGGACGCTTGCAGTCATCGGGCTGTTCGTCGGTGTCATCCCGGTCGCACTCGGGATGCTGTGGTTCCCCTACATCAAGACGATGAGCGATCGGTGGCTGCACGCCGTGCTCTTATTCGCGGCCGGCGTACTGAGCTTCTTGGCGTTCGATGCCGGGTTCGAGGCGTTCGAACTCGCCGAGCGGGTTCCAGGCGCGTACGAGGGCAACCTCCTGGTCGTCTTCGGAATCTTTGGCGCACTTCTTCTGGTCCAGGCGATCAGTGCGTGGCGTGAGGGCCGTGTCGCCGCTGGCGATAGTCGGGCGAGTAGCGGTCTCTGGATCGCCTATCTGGTCGCGGTAGGGATCGGTCTGCACAACCTCGCGGAGGGACTTGCTATCGGGAGTTCGTTTGCACTCGGGCGCGTGTCGCTCGGTGCATTCCTCGTGATTGGGTTCATGCTCCACAACGTGACGGAAGGCCCGGCCGTCGTTGCACCGGTTGCCCGCGGAAAACGCCCGTCGCTCAAGCACTTCGCCGCACTCGGCGTTATCGCCGGCGCACCCGTCATCCTCGGTGGCTGGATCGGTAGTCTCGCGTACTCGCCGACGATCGGCGCCTTCTTCCTCGCGATCGGGGTTGGTGCGATCCTGCAGGTCAACTGGGAGATCGCGCGAATGGTTCGGGATGCGGGCGGTCGCGTGGCCAGCGCCACGAATCTGCTTGCATTCCTGTTCGGCCTCGGCGTTATGTACGTGACCGACCTCCTCGTGGCGCTCTAA
- a CDS encoding multicopper oxidase domain-containing protein, which yields MPSIDYDSAADVTERLEQRLIESLTGETSVSRRTVLGSLGVAGSAAVGLGSTQASVSPGHNDEDGHGNFGTVGEYQDLDFDPHEFLTAFNTGDSGQDNVPQQIYEVDGRTIREFEVTAVDTTITIAPGVEFQAWAYNGQVPGPTIRAVEGDLLRIKFTNLGRHAHTIHPHLKNLNPRMDGIPQNGPGVLDTGESFTYEWIAQPAGTHFYHCHSLPLKEHIHRGLYGTIIVDPDPERVRENPRDYVNYPGPITDDFRTQLVEEARSRNHEYAENDAVNEMVMIMNSFDTNFDGGNEVYAANTRAFGYGVGETDGNGNWTAGETKRPIQIDKNELQRVYLANATEFDLINSFHTHSQFFDYYDHGTTLTPTRKTVDTIMQTQAQRGILEIDYSDHEPGLYMFHAHQSEFAELGWMSFFEVV from the coding sequence ATGCCCTCGATAGATTACGATAGTGCAGCAGACGTCACAGAACGTCTCGAACAGCGATTGATCGAATCACTCACCGGTGAAACGAGCGTCAGTCGTCGCACAGTACTCGGCAGTCTCGGTGTCGCCGGGAGTGCAGCAGTCGGACTCGGGAGTACCCAAGCAAGTGTGTCGCCCGGCCACAACGACGAGGATGGACACGGCAACTTCGGCACGGTGGGCGAATACCAGGATCTGGATTTCGACCCGCACGAGTTCCTCACCGCGTTCAACACCGGAGACAGCGGACAGGATAACGTTCCCCAGCAGATCTACGAGGTGGATGGCCGAACCATCCGGGAGTTCGAAGTAACTGCCGTCGACACGACGATTACCATCGCGCCGGGCGTCGAGTTCCAGGCATGGGCGTACAACGGCCAGGTGCCGGGTCCGACGATCCGCGCCGTTGAGGGAGACCTACTCCGGATCAAGTTCACGAACTTGGGACGGCATGCTCACACGATTCACCCGCATCTGAAGAACCTCAACCCGCGAATGGATGGAATCCCTCAGAACGGGCCAGGTGTGCTCGATACGGGGGAATCCTTCACCTACGAGTGGATCGCCCAGCCCGCCGGCACACACTTCTATCACTGCCACTCGCTCCCGCTGAAAGAGCACATCCACCGCGGACTCTACGGCACGATCATCGTTGATCCGGACCCCGAACGCGTTAGGGAGAACCCACGCGACTACGTCAATTACCCTGGCCCGATTACTGACGACTTCCGGACACAGCTCGTCGAAGAGGCAAGGAGTCGGAATCACGAGTACGCCGAAAACGACGCCGTCAACGAGATGGTAATGATAATGAACTCGTTCGATACCAACTTCGACGGCGGAAACGAGGTCTACGCGGCGAACACACGGGCGTTCGGATACGGGGTCGGTGAAACCGACGGCAACGGTAACTGGACGGCGGGCGAGACGAAACGCCCCATCCAGATTGACAAGAACGAACTCCAGCGCGTGTACCTCGCCAATGCCACGGAGTTCGACCTCATCAATTCGTTCCACACGCACTCGCAGTTCTTCGACTATTATGACCATGGGACGACGCTGACGCCAACGCGCAAGACTGTGGATACGATCATGCAGACGCAGGCGCAGCGCGGTATCCTCGAGATCGACTACTCGGATCACGAACCCGGACTGTACATGTTCCACGCGCATCAATCGGAGTTTGCCGAACTCGGCTGGATGAGCTTCTTCGAGGTGGTCTAA
- a CDS encoding alpha/beta fold hydrolase, whose translation MPVIQCNGADLYYEDHGAGQPIVFLHGGGDGLRYFEPQLTGLSNEYRTIAFDFRGHGRSEKTDLGHTLPQYAQDLRAFLDQLNLDNIVLVGWSMGAIVSWEYIDQFGTDRLLALIDVDMEPSPLQREGYDYGSYTVEGLRETLARIQTNPLDLTDQSIDALLKDSPSWELRTMMFDEGSRTPPPIQGAMLLELTRDYRDVLPEIDVPTLVCAGADETWRSVASVEYVAELIPDAQFERFEESGHCITVEEPERFNHIVSDFVESFG comes from the coding sequence ATGCCAGTCATCCAGTGCAACGGAGCCGATCTCTATTACGAGGATCACGGCGCGGGCCAACCAATAGTCTTCCTCCACGGTGGGGGAGATGGTCTCAGGTACTTTGAACCGCAGTTGACCGGCCTCTCGAACGAGTACCGAACGATCGCGTTCGATTTCAGAGGCCACGGTCGGTCCGAGAAGACGGACTTGGGGCATACACTACCGCAGTACGCACAGGATTTACGTGCGTTTCTCGACCAGCTCAATCTCGATAACATCGTTCTCGTCGGCTGGTCGATGGGTGCGATAGTGTCGTGGGAGTACATCGATCAGTTCGGCACAGATCGATTACTCGCATTGATCGATGTCGATATGGAACCATCGCCGCTACAACGGGAGGGTTACGACTACGGCAGTTACACCGTGGAAGGGCTCAGGGAAACCCTCGCTCGTATCCAGACGAATCCATTGGATCTCACCGATCAATCAATAGACGCACTGCTCAAAGATTCACCCTCCTGGGAACTGCGGACCATGATGTTTGACGAAGGATCTCGGACCCCGCCTCCAATTCAAGGGGCAATGCTTCTCGAATTGACGCGTGATTACCGAGACGTGCTTCCCGAAATTGATGTCCCGACGTTAGTTTGCGCCGGGGCGGACGAAACGTGGCGGAGCGTTGCATCCGTCGAGTACGTTGCGGAACTCATTCCGGATGCTCAATTTGAACGCTTCGAGGAAAGCGGACACTGTATTACCGTCGAAGAACCAGAACGATTCAATCACATCGTGAGTGATTTCGTCGAATCATTCGGCTGA
- a CDS encoding alpha/beta fold hydrolase, translated as MPYAQCNGADLYYEDRGEGQPIVFLHGVLHSLRFFEPQLAGLSDEYRAVAVDFRGHGRSEKTELGHTVAQYARDIHTFVEQRDLDDVVLVGWSLGALVSWEYVDQFGTERIRGLVDVDMEASRFQWDDYEHGLTDLEGIKDTLALVQGDRTSIIERMTEQVFKDPSAETKTLQFDEISRTPASIGTVILIDAVTRDYRRVLPEIDVPMLVCAGAEEETTRGTVASVRNVVDFVPDAQFELFEDSGHGPCFEEPERFNWVMSRFVDSI; from the coding sequence ATGCCGTACGCCCAGTGTAACGGGGCCGACCTCTATTACGAAGACCGCGGCGAGGGCCAACCAATCGTGTTTCTCCACGGTGTGTTGCACAGTCTGCGGTTTTTCGAGCCACAGTTAGCTGGTCTCTCGGACGAGTACCGCGCGGTCGCCGTCGATTTCAGGGGGCACGGCCGGTCGGAGAAGACGGAACTGGGCCACACAGTCGCCCAATACGCCCGCGATATTCACACCTTCGTCGAACAACGAGACCTCGATGATGTCGTCCTCGTTGGATGGTCGTTGGGCGCGCTCGTCTCGTGGGAGTACGTGGATCAATTCGGCACCGAACGGATACGAGGACTGGTCGACGTCGACATGGAAGCATCTCGATTTCAGTGGGATGACTACGAGCACGGACTCACCGACCTGGAAGGAATCAAGGACACGCTCGCGTTGGTCCAGGGAGACCGGACGAGCATCATCGAACGCATGACGGAGCAGGTCTTCAAGGATCCCAGCGCCGAGACGAAAACGTTACAGTTCGACGAGATCTCCCGGACGCCGGCCTCGATCGGGACCGTCATCCTGATCGATGCGGTCACACGCGATTACCGACGCGTCCTCCCCGAGATAGATGTTCCCATGTTGGTGTGCGCCGGGGCAGAGGAAGAAACAACACGTGGGACCGTCGCGTCAGTGAGAAACGTCGTGGATTTCGTCCCAGACGCCCAGTTCGAACTGTTCGAAGACAGCGGCCACGGCCCGTGTTTCGAGGAACCCGAACGGTTCAATTGGGTCATGAGCCGGTTCGTCGACTCGATTTGA
- a CDS encoding DUF1330 domain-containing protein has translation MTNEPNPDGVLRRTLLKAGAVTAGALGMLPSATASGRAKESQTDETTRSESAQSQKGYVITVEGVTDRERFMNEYLPVAGETIVAHGGEALVLSFNPTVLDGEWGHDVTSVLEFPSVQAAREWYADDALQEVRPIRHETTAYSNKIVTSQYSPEDSA, from the coding sequence ATGACGAACGAACCGAATCCAGACGGCGTCTTGCGCCGAACGCTGTTGAAAGCGGGGGCGGTCACAGCAGGCGCACTCGGAATGCTCCCGTCTGCAACAGCGAGTGGCCGTGCGAAGGAATCGCAGACTGACGAAACGACTAGAAGCGAATCTGCTCAATCCCAGAAGGGATATGTGATTACTGTCGAGGGGGTAACCGACAGGGAGCGGTTTATGAACGAATATCTTCCTGTTGCTGGAGAGACAATTGTCGCGCATGGCGGCGAGGCGCTCGTTCTCTCGTTTAATCCGACCGTGCTTGACGGTGAATGGGGTCATGACGTGACGAGCGTCTTGGAATTCCCATCCGTTCAAGCAGCGAGGGAGTGGTATGCCGATGACGCCTTGCAAGAAGTCCGGCCGATTCGCCACGAGACCACTGCCTACTCCAATAAGATCGTCACCTCTCAATACTCCCCGGAAGATAGCGCGTAA
- a CDS encoding helix-turn-helix transcriptional regulator, producing MPTSDTNEALEEVQIFVNSPYSMRVFEALIDGSTTGRALAEQTGASRSTVTRILNKGESQGWIDSEGSQYELTDRGETMTNEFHDYLQTVKGIRHLGEMIRFLPPPARELDPRHFRDADIITPTETNPVEPFDYLAEWIRAANKKRSLVRLAVSRFVKLIHDQSMHGQLDSESVIEASWFDTLGEEPKQIPIWQTRAERGDVLLYDGEVPISFHIIDTTVGFWLSEDDQNGVEGLVVTDDPVVVSWAKSLYEDYRDEAEPLNPTMLPEA from the coding sequence ATGCCAACATCCGACACGAATGAGGCGCTGGAAGAGGTCCAAATCTTCGTAAATTCGCCATACAGCATGCGGGTGTTCGAAGCACTCATCGACGGGTCGACGACGGGTCGCGCCCTTGCAGAACAGACGGGAGCTTCACGGTCTACCGTTACCCGCATCCTCAACAAGGGGGAATCACAGGGATGGATCGACTCAGAGGGCAGTCAATACGAACTCACGGACAGGGGAGAAACCATGACCAACGAGTTCCACGACTACCTACAGACCGTCAAGGGTATCCGGCATCTCGGAGAGATGATCCGATTTCTTCCGCCACCTGCTCGTGAACTTGATCCACGGCATTTCCGTGATGCCGACATTATAACGCCGACCGAGACGAATCCCGTTGAGCCGTTCGATTATTTAGCGGAGTGGATCCGTGCTGCGAACAAGAAGCGGTCGCTTGTCCGACTTGCCGTCAGCCGGTTTGTGAAATTAATCCACGATCAGTCGATGCATGGACAGTTAGATTCTGAATCCGTGATCGAAGCCAGTTGGTTCGATACTCTTGGCGAAGAGCCGAAACAGATACCAATCTGGCAGACACGTGCAGAGAGAGGCGATGTTCTTTTGTACGATGGAGAAGTTCCAATTAGTTTCCATATAATCGATACAACAGTCGGATTCTGGTTGAGCGAGGACGATCAGAATGGAGTTGAAGGGTTGGTGGTAACTGATGATCCAGTTGTTGTCTCGTGGGCGAAGTCACTCTACGAGGACTACCGTGATGAGGCTGAGCCTCTCAACCCGACGATGTTGCCGGAGGCCTAA
- a CDS encoding cupredoxin domain-containing protein, with translation MSGQASSIQTITMPDNHTFEPKTTTIKSGETVTWTNESDIQHTVTAYEDEIPDEAAYFASGGFESERAARNRINEGLIAPGEDYKHTFDQPGTYGYYCIPHESSGMVGTIRIE, from the coding sequence TTGAGCGGGCAGGCATCGTCGATCCAGACCATCACGATGCCCGACAACCACACGTTTGAGCCGAAGACTACGACGATCAAATCTGGGGAGACGGTAACGTGGACGAACGAGAGCGACATCCAGCACACGGTCACAGCGTACGAAGACGAGATTCCAGACGAGGCCGCGTACTTCGCAAGTGGTGGCTTCGAGTCAGAGCGTGCTGCGAGAAACCGGATCAACGAGGGGCTCATCGCTCCGGGCGAGGACTACAAGCACACGTTCGATCAACCCGGAACGTACGGATACTATTGTATCCCACACGAGAGTTCTGGGATGGTCGGAACGATTCGGATCGAATGA
- a CDS encoding alpha/beta fold hydrolase, translating into MSIQDQQTTDARERLLTELPVTERRLQLAGVSTAVLEGGDGPPIVLLHGPGESAFWWMRVIPELVTTHRVIVPDLPGHGTSEVTNSTLDADSVVTWLGELVEQTCPTPPTLIGHLLGGAIAARFASDRGDRLQRLVLVDALGLGRFRPSARFAFGLLRFLVRPTDRAYHRFLGQCLFDRDGLIEGMGDTWEPFLAYHLDRSRTPSVKTAMRTLMKEVGMPMIPSETLERIPVPTTLIWGRDDRAIRLGVAEDASARYGWPLNVIDDAGDDPKLERPDVFLRTLYTALETPDDGEHGGQR; encoded by the coding sequence ATGTCCATACAGGACCAACAAACGACGGACGCTCGGGAGCGGCTGCTGACCGAACTTCCTGTCACGGAGCGACGGCTGCAACTGGCTGGTGTTTCGACCGCCGTTCTGGAGGGCGGTGATGGTCCGCCGATCGTCCTGCTGCACGGCCCTGGCGAATCCGCGTTCTGGTGGATGCGTGTCATCCCGGAACTGGTGACGACCCATCGCGTGATCGTCCCCGACCTGCCCGGTCATGGCACGTCGGAGGTAACGAACAGCACGCTGGACGCCGACTCCGTGGTCACGTGGCTCGGCGAACTGGTCGAGCAAACCTGCCCGACGCCACCGACGCTGATCGGGCATCTGCTCGGCGGTGCCATCGCGGCTCGCTTCGCGAGCGACCGGGGTGATCGACTCCAGCGACTCGTGCTCGTGGACGCGCTTGGCTTAGGTCGGTTCCGGCCGTCCGCGAGGTTCGCGTTCGGGTTGCTCCGGTTCCTCGTGCGACCGACCGACCGTGCGTACCACAGATTTCTCGGCCAGTGTCTGTTCGATCGGGATGGTCTGATCGAGGGGATGGGTGACACCTGGGAGCCGTTCCTGGCCTATCACCTCGATCGTTCACGCACCCCGAGCGTGAAGACTGCCATGCGCACCCTCATGAAGGAGGTGGGGATGCCGATGATCCCGTCAGAGACGTTAGAACGGATCCCGGTTCCGACGACCCTGATCTGGGGGCGGGACGACCGCGCCATACGGCTCGGAGTCGCCGAAGATGCGAGTGCCCGCTACGGATGGCCGCTGAACGTGATCGACGACGCTGGCGACGACCCCAAACTCGAACGGCCTGACGTGTTCCTGCGAACACTCTACACCGCGCTCGAGACTCCCGATGATGGAGAACATGGAGGGCAGCGATGA
- a CDS encoding class I SAM-dependent methyltransferase: MTEQATIQEAWTEIAPGYDEYVTPSNMALAEAALQRARLRSGMRMLDVAAGSGGLSIPAARAGAQVLATDISPAMVERLEARAREEGLTNLGARVMDGQALDLEDDTFDVAASQFGVMLFPDLPRGLSEMTRVTKPGGRVVLVTMGPPSEVEFLGFFLGAVKTAVPEFTGLPTDPPPLPFQVSDPEILREELADAGLTDIRVETANHRLEFESGTQMWDWVTASNPIGAEMVADLTAEQKAAAQKALDNKLRERSGGSGPAVLNNSVNIGIGTK, translated from the coding sequence ATGACCGAACAAGCAACAATACAGGAAGCATGGACCGAGATCGCCCCGGGGTATGACGAGTACGTAACGCCATCGAACATGGCTTTGGCGGAGGCAGCCCTCCAGCGGGCCAGGCTCCGATCGGGGATGCGGATGCTGGACGTTGCGGCCGGCAGTGGTGGATTGAGCATTCCGGCGGCTCGCGCGGGGGCGCAGGTGCTGGCGACAGACATCTCTCCCGCCATGGTCGAACGACTCGAAGCGCGTGCCCGCGAGGAGGGGCTCACGAACCTGGGGGCCCGAGTCATGGACGGCCAGGCCCTCGACCTCGAAGACGACACCTTCGACGTCGCCGCATCACAGTTCGGCGTCATGCTGTTCCCCGACCTGCCACGGGGACTGAGCGAGATGACGCGTGTTACCAAGCCCGGCGGCCGCGTGGTGCTCGTTACGATGGGTCCACCCTCGGAGGTCGAGTTCCTTGGATTCTTCCTCGGCGCGGTGAAAACGGCCGTCCCCGAGTTCACGGGCCTCCCGACGGATCCACCGCCGTTACCTTTCCAGGTATCGGATCCCGAGATACTGCGCGAGGAACTGGCCGACGCCGGATTGACGGACATCCGCGTGGAGACGGCGAACCACCGGTTAGAGTTCGAGTCCGGCACGCAGATGTGGGACTGGGTGACCGCCAGCAATCCGATCGGGGCGGAGATGGTCGCCGACCTGACGGCAGAGCAGAAAGCCGCGGCCCAGAAGGCGCTGGATAACAAGCTGCGCGAGCGGTCCGGGGGGAGCGGCCCCGCCGTGTTGAACAACTCGGTGAACATCGGTATCGGGACGAAGTGA
- a CDS encoding dicarboxylate/amino acid:cation symporter, producing MYSTVGPVWQRYRSVPLIYRITLAFLLGSAAGIAFGEQMTVVEPLGDLFLRLLNMLVIPIIVFTLLTGIRQLSPARLGKIGGATVGLYAVTTTIAGIIGLAVANALQPGRGVEFTGGEAESQAPPSLTEVVLGIVPSNPVTAMAEGNLLATVFFVIIFGIALTYVRAQQDELADRVDSVFEAFEIGAEAMFVVVRGVLEYGVVGVFALMAAGIGTEGIGVFSSLGELVLAVAIAVAIHITFTYLLLLMGVVADVSPLAFLMGAKDAMVTAFATRSSSGTLPVTMNNAEEDLRIKERIYSFALPVGATANMDGAAIRQAITVVFAANVVGQPLAFSEQVLVLVVAVLISIGTAGVPGAGIVMLTVVLNQVGLPLAVVGFVAGVDPILGRIATMNNVTGDLAVSTVVGKWNDAIDLDNGVWTQKSAGSGNIVSSDD from the coding sequence ATGTACTCGACAGTCGGTCCGGTATGGCAGCGGTACCGGTCGGTGCCATTGATCTATCGCATCACACTCGCGTTCCTTCTCGGATCCGCAGCGGGGATCGCATTCGGTGAGCAGATGACGGTCGTCGAACCACTCGGAGACCTGTTCTTGCGGCTGCTCAACATGCTGGTGATCCCGATCATCGTCTTCACGCTGCTGACTGGAATCCGCCAGCTATCGCCAGCTCGACTCGGCAAGATCGGGGGAGCAACTGTCGGCCTCTACGCAGTAACGACCACCATCGCAGGCATCATCGGACTTGCCGTCGCGAACGCCCTTCAACCCGGCCGTGGCGTCGAGTTTACCGGCGGTGAAGCTGAGTCCCAGGCACCCCCCTCACTCACCGAGGTCGTGCTTGGCATCGTCCCGAGCAATCCTGTCACTGCAATGGCAGAGGGGAACCTGCTCGCGACCGTCTTCTTCGTGATCATTTTCGGTATCGCGCTCACCTACGTGCGTGCCCAACAAGATGAACTCGCGGATCGTGTCGACTCAGTGTTCGAGGCATTTGAGATCGGAGCCGAAGCGATGTTTGTCGTTGTTCGTGGCGTCCTCGAGTACGGCGTGGTCGGCGTATTCGCCCTCATGGCTGCCGGGATCGGCACTGAGGGAATCGGCGTGTTCTCGTCGCTCGGTGAACTCGTGCTCGCTGTCGCAATCGCAGTTGCCATCCACATCACGTTCACGTATCTACTGCTTCTCATGGGCGTGGTCGCTGACGTCTCGCCGCTCGCCTTCCTCATGGGCGCGAAGGACGCAATGGTGACCGCCTTCGCCACCCGCTCCTCGAGTGGCACACTTCCAGTGACGATGAACAACGCCGAAGAGGACCTCCGTATCAAGGAGCGTATCTACTCGTTCGCGCTTCCAGTTGGTGCCACAGCAAATATGGACGGCGCCGCCATCCGACAAGCGATTACCGTCGTCTTCGCCGCGAACGTGGTCGGACAACCACTCGCGTTCTCCGAGCAAGTACTCGTGCTGGTCGTCGCCGTGCTTATCAGCATTGGCACCGCCGGCGTCCCCGGAGCAGGGATTGTCATGCTCACCGTCGTACTCAATCAGGTCGGTCTTCCGCTTGCGGTGGTCGGATTCGTCGCCGGTGTCGACCCGATCCTCGGTCGTATCGCGACGATGAACAACGTGACCGGTGACCTCGCGGTTTCGACTGTCGTAGGCAAATGGAACGACGCGATCGACTTGGACAACGGCGTCTGGACGCAGAAATCAGCGGGCAGTGGAAATATCGTCTCTAGCGATGACTAG
- a CDS encoding class I SAM-dependent methyltransferase: MNYELAYKVGFHPWEDAIEDPEFVETITDLFEREERGRDPPYGRALDVGTGSGIWGIELAKRGWQVTGIDTVERVLRRARNRVEDADVEMELVLGDVTELETAGIDDEYQLVLDTGTFHGLNRAQREAMAREVDAVAGPDATVLLLVWDPKRRGPLPRGATRDEIEAAFPGWTVTDMGPSQFTAPKPVELLLTPNEHWYRLRRE, from the coding sequence ATGAACTACGAGTTAGCGTACAAGGTTGGCTTCCATCCGTGGGAAGATGCTATCGAGGATCCGGAGTTCGTCGAGACGATCACCGACCTGTTCGAACGCGAAGAACGTGGACGCGACCCACCCTACGGACGAGCCCTCGACGTGGGAACGGGTAGCGGGATCTGGGGGATCGAACTGGCGAAACGAGGCTGGCAGGTCACGGGTATCGACACCGTCGAAAGGGTGTTACGTCGTGCTCGTAACCGGGTCGAGGATGCCGACGTCGAGATGGAACTCGTCCTCGGAGACGTGACGGAGCTCGAAACAGCGGGAATCGACGACGAGTACCAGTTAGTGCTCGATACCGGGACCTTCCATGGATTGAACCGAGCACAGCGCGAGGCGATGGCGCGGGAGGTCGATGCGGTCGCTGGGCCCGATGCTACCGTGCTTCTCCTCGTTTGGGATCCCAAGCGGAGAGGACCGCTGCCGCGAGGGGCGACCCGAGATGAGATCGAGGCGGCCTTCCCGGGCTGGACGGTGACCGACATGGGGCCGTCACAGTTCACGGCCCCAAAACCAGTCGAATTGCTATTGACGCCAAACGAGCATTGGTACCGGCTCCGACGCGAGTGA